From Butyricimonas paravirosa, one genomic window encodes:
- the lysA gene encoding diaminopimelate decarboxylase — protein MNIETIKTFQTLKTPFYYYDTTLLQATLQAASQAANEHGFNLHYAIKANANPHILDIIQSHGIGADCVSGNEVAQAVASGFPSEQIVYAGVGKSDEEIRLALEKEIFCFNCESLPEIEVINMLAGEMGKKASVALRVNPNVDAHTHHYITTGIEENKFGFYLYDLDHAITACREMEHIRLIGLHFHIGSQITDLTVFRGLCLRVNEIQSRLKERGIILPHVNFGGGLGINYDCPTCGLIPDFASYFQIFADFFEAQPGQQLHFELGRSLVGQCGSLISRVLYVKEGKHKKFVILDAGMNDLLRPALYQAFHRIENLTSVGEHEKYDVVGPICESSDCFGKDRKLPLTNRGDLIAIRSCGAYGEVMASRYNLRELPGSYFSQ, from the coding sequence ATGAATATAGAAACCATCAAAACATTTCAAACCTTGAAGACCCCGTTTTACTACTACGACACGACTCTTCTACAAGCCACGCTTCAAGCCGCCTCCCAAGCAGCTAACGAACATGGATTCAATTTGCATTACGCGATAAAAGCGAATGCCAACCCACACATTCTTGACATCATTCAAAGCCACGGAATTGGTGCGGACTGCGTGAGTGGTAACGAGGTGGCTCAAGCCGTAGCAAGTGGTTTTCCCTCGGAACAGATCGTGTATGCCGGAGTCGGGAAAAGCGACGAGGAAATCCGGCTGGCTCTTGAAAAAGAGATATTCTGTTTCAACTGCGAATCTTTACCCGAAATAGAGGTGATCAACATGCTGGCCGGAGAAATGGGGAAAAAAGCCTCTGTTGCTCTTCGGGTAAACCCCAACGTGGACGCCCACACGCATCATTACATCACCACGGGAATCGAAGAAAACAAGTTCGGATTCTACCTTTACGACCTCGACCACGCCATCACGGCCTGCCGGGAAATGGAACACATCAGGCTTATCGGACTACATTTTCATATCGGCTCCCAGATCACCGATCTCACGGTATTCCGAGGACTTTGTTTGAGAGTAAACGAAATACAATCCCGCCTGAAAGAACGGGGAATCATTCTCCCTCACGTGAACTTCGGCGGTGGATTAGGCATCAATTACGATTGCCCCACGTGTGGGCTGATTCCCGACTTTGCCTCTTATTTTCAAATTTTTGCTGATTTCTTCGAGGCCCAGCCGGGTCAGCAACTTCATTTCGAACTAGGCCGATCCCTTGTCGGACAATGCGGTTCCCTTATCTCTCGTGTCCTGTACGTGAAGGAAGGGAAACATAAAAAGTTTGTCATCTTGGATGCGGGAATGAACGACCTTTTACGTCCGGCACTCTACCAAGCTTTCCACCGGATAGAAAACTTGACCTCCGTGGGAGAACATGAAAAATACGACGTGGTTGGCCCTATCTGTGAATCATCTGATTGTTTCGGCAAAGACCGGAAACTCCCCCTCACCAACCGAGGAGACTTGATCGCCATTCGCTCCTGTGGTGCATACGGAGAAGTCATGGCCTCACGATACAATCTCCGAGAATTACCGGGAAGTTATTTTTCCCAGTAA
- the floA gene encoding flotillin-like protein FloA (flotillin-like protein involved in membrane lipid rafts), with protein MESSLFFLVAVIAGGLFLLWMILYFIPIGLWFQALVSDVKISLLQLVLMRWRKVPPTVIVRAMIEGKKAGLELYRDLLEAHYLAGGHVAQVVHALVSASKANIDLTFQIATAVDLAGRDVFEAVQMSVNPKVINTPPVAAVAKDGIQLIAKARVTVRANIRQLVGGAGEETILARVGEGIVSSIGSAASHKEVLENPDSISKVVLNKGLDSGTAFEILSIDIADIDIGKNIGAELQTDQAEADLKIAQAKAEERRAMAVATEHEMKALAQEMRARVIEAEAEVPRAMAEAFRSGNLGIMDYYKMKNIEADTQMRESIAKPNDKKNNQK; from the coding sequence ATGGAGAGTAGTTTGTTTTTTCTGGTAGCGGTTATCGCCGGAGGTCTTTTTTTACTTTGGATGATCCTCTACTTTATTCCGATCGGCTTGTGGTTTCAAGCGTTAGTGTCTGATGTGAAAATATCTTTGTTGCAATTGGTTTTGATGCGTTGGCGGAAAGTGCCTCCCACGGTTATCGTTCGTGCCATGATCGAGGGGAAAAAGGCAGGCTTGGAGCTTTATCGTGACTTGTTGGAAGCTCATTATCTGGCAGGGGGACACGTGGCTCAAGTGGTACATGCCTTGGTGTCTGCGTCTAAAGCAAATATCGACTTGACGTTTCAAATTGCAACGGCCGTGGACCTGGCCGGTCGTGACGTGTTCGAGGCTGTACAGATGAGTGTGAACCCAAAAGTGATTAATACCCCGCCGGTGGCTGCCGTGGCTAAAGATGGTATTCAGTTGATAGCTAAAGCCCGGGTTACGGTACGGGCAAATATCCGTCAGTTAGTCGGGGGTGCCGGGGAGGAAACTATTCTGGCTCGTGTCGGGGAAGGTATTGTGTCTTCAATCGGTTCTGCAGCCTCGCACAAGGAGGTTTTGGAGAATCCGGATTCTATTTCGAAGGTGGTGTTGAACAAGGGATTGGATTCTGGTACTGCTTTTGAAATTTTGTCTATTGATATTGCAGATATTGATATAGGTAAAAATATCGGGGCGGAATTACAGACCGATCAGGCAGAGGCCGATTTGAAAATCGCTCAGGCGAAAGCGGAGGAACGCCGTGCAATGGCTGTTGCTACCGAGCATGAAATGAAGGCGCTTGCACAGGAAATGCGGGCGAGAGTGATCGAGGCTGAGGCAGAAGTTCCTCGTGCTATGGCAGAGGCTTTCCGTAGTGGTAATTTGGGTATCATGGATTACTACAAGATGAAGAATATCGAGGCTGATACGCAAATGAGAGAATCCATTGCCAAGCCGAATGATAAGAAAAATAACCAGAAATAG
- the folE gene encoding GTP cyclohydrolase I FolE: MKYTELDDNEEFYRKVEYYNKARTEKLSYHYKEILKLLGEDPEREGLVKTPYRVAKAMQFMTRGYTENPEEILRSALFKEDYRQMVIVKDIEIYSLCEHHMLPFIGHAHVAYIPNGYITGLSKIARVVEAFSRRLQVQERLTNDIKNCIQNTLNPLGVAVVIEAQHMCMMMRGVQKQNSVTTTSDFSGAFEKLATREEFIRLISNKFH, encoded by the coding sequence ATGAAATACACTGAATTGGATGACAATGAAGAATTCTACCGCAAAGTAGAATATTACAACAAGGCAAGAACTGAAAAATTAAGCTATCATTATAAAGAAATTCTCAAATTATTGGGAGAAGATCCCGAAAGAGAAGGATTAGTGAAAACCCCATACCGTGTTGCAAAAGCCATGCAATTCATGACACGAGGCTACACGGAAAATCCGGAAGAAATCCTTCGCTCCGCCCTGTTCAAGGAAGATTATCGCCAGATGGTGATCGTCAAGGATATTGAAATTTATTCTCTATGTGAACACCACATGCTCCCGTTCATCGGACACGCCCACGTGGCCTATATCCCGAACGGATACATCACCGGGCTGAGTAAAATCGCACGGGTAGTTGAGGCCTTTTCCAGAAGGCTCCAAGTACAGGAAAGACTGACGAATGACATAAAAAATTGTATACAGAATACACTCAATCCCCTCGGCGTTGCCGTGGTCATTGAGGCCCAGCATATGTGCATGATGATGCGGGGTGTGCAAAAACAAAATTCGGTAACGACCACTTCCGATTTCAGCGGGGCATTCGAAAAACTTGCCACGCGGGAAGAGTTCATCCGATTAATTAGTAACAAATTTCATTAA
- the fabD gene encoding ACP S-malonyltransferase — protein MKKAFVFPGQGAQFVGMGKDLYENSPEAKELFEKANEILGFRITDLMFEGTDEDLKQTKVTQPAIFLHSVILAKSLNEKPDMVAGHSLGEFSALVANGTLSFEDGLRLVHARALAMQKACEANPSTMAAILGLPDETVENILAEIDDVVVPANYNCPGQIVISGTTQGIATACEKLKAAGAKRALPLKVGGAFHSPLMEPARKELADAIMNTHFSQPSCPVYQNVNAQPVSDPEVIKKNLIAQLTASVRWTQTVQNMLADGASSFLEIGPGNVLQGLIKKVSTEVETAGMQ, from the coding sequence ATGAAAAAAGCATTTGTTTTCCCGGGCCAAGGAGCCCAATTCGTAGGTATGGGCAAGGACTTGTACGAGAACTCACCCGAAGCAAAAGAGTTATTTGAAAAGGCAAATGAAATTCTGGGATTCCGCATCACGGACCTGATGTTCGAGGGAACCGACGAAGATTTAAAGCAGACCAAAGTAACTCAACCGGCGATATTCCTTCACTCGGTGATTCTTGCAAAATCGTTGAACGAGAAACCGGATATGGTAGCGGGTCACTCGCTGGGAGAATTCTCTGCACTTGTTGCCAACGGTACACTTTCTTTCGAAGATGGCTTGCGTCTTGTTCACGCCAGAGCGCTTGCCATGCAAAAAGCATGCGAGGCTAATCCATCCACGATGGCAGCCATCCTCGGGTTACCGGATGAAACTGTCGAAAACATTTTAGCTGAAATAGATGATGTAGTTGTTCCTGCCAATTACAACTGTCCGGGACAAATCGTTATTTCCGGAACGACACAAGGAATTGCCACCGCTTGCGAAAAATTAAAAGCAGCCGGGGCCAAACGGGCTCTCCCGTTAAAAGTCGGGGGTGCTTTCCACTCTCCGCTGATGGAACCTGCCCGGAAAGAACTGGCCGATGCCATCATGAACACCCATTTCTCACAACCTTCATGCCCGGTTTACCAGAACGTGAACGCACAACCAGTGTCTGACCCGGAGGTGATCAAAAAGAACTTGATTGCCCAGTTAACAGCATCTGTACGTTGGACTCAAACCGTACAAAATATGCTGGCAGACGGGGCATCATCTTTCTTAGAAATCGGTCCTGGAAACGTACTTCAAGGATTGATCAAAAAAGTAAGTACCGAAGTTGAAACAGCAGGAATGCAATAG